One Planctomycetota bacterium DNA segment encodes these proteins:
- a CDS encoding type II secretion system F family protein: MPTAAQIPVPIIEFAAFGAAALLVAVMADIIQGAWQRYEAEVLKGTEVTLDQIYMNIPAHQLLYVAMILFALVAGLTTLLLGSPVLGLVFGVVAFASPRLLAGYLKRRRDHRFGVQLVDALMNISNALRSGFSLPQAFELIQREMDNPIAQEFRLLNQETRVGVPLEQALEHMLERMPSDDLDLVVTAILVSAEVGGSLAEVMDNISKTIRERHQIEGKVRALTSQGRMQAVILGLVPILLAFVINWLNPGLFEPMVRTWYGWGLFAIIGLLEVLGMLVVRKIVTIDV; this comes from the coding sequence ATGCCTACCGCAGCCCAGATTCCCGTGCCCATCATCGAGTTCGCCGCCTTCGGCGCCGCCGCCCTGCTGGTGGCCGTGATGGCCGACATCATCCAGGGCGCCTGGCAGCGCTACGAGGCCGAGGTGCTCAAGGGCACCGAGGTCACGCTCGACCAGATCTACATGAACATCCCCGCCCACCAGCTCCTCTACGTGGCCATGATCCTGTTCGCGCTCGTGGCCGGCCTCACCACGCTGCTGCTGGGCAGCCCGGTGCTGGGCCTCGTCTTCGGCGTGGTGGCCTTCGCCTCGCCGCGCCTGCTGGCCGGCTACCTCAAGCGGCGGCGCGACCACCGCTTCGGCGTGCAGCTCGTGGACGCCCTGATGAACATCTCGAACGCGCTCCGCAGCGGCTTCAGCCTGCCCCAGGCCTTCGAGCTCATCCAGCGCGAGATGGACAACCCGATCGCCCAGGAGTTCCGTCTGCTCAACCAGGAAACCCGCGTGGGCGTGCCCCTCGAGCAGGCCCTCGAGCACATGCTCGAGCGCATGCCGTCGGACGACCTGGACCTCGTGGTCACGGCGATCCTGGTGTCGGCCGAGGTGGGCGGCAGCCTGGCCGAGGTGATGGACAACATCTCGAAGACCATCCGCGAGCGGCACCAGATCGAGGGCAAGGTGCGCGCCCTCACCTCGCAGGGCCGCATGCAGGCCGTCATCCTGGGCCTCGTGCCCATCCTGCTCGCCTTCGTCATCAACTGGCTCAACCCCGGCCTCTTCGAACCCATGGTGCGCACCTGGTACGGCTGGGGCCTCTTCGCCATCATCGGCCTCCTCGAGGTCCTGGGCATGCTCGTGGTGCGCAAGATCGTGACCATTGACGTCTGA
- a CDS encoding type II secretion system F family protein produces the protein MQLTPDDLQRIFLYLCSFLSVAAFVWWVHAVYTQIQAKTALGEERKEAIGSFLFLLLAPTANALGRWLGPKLDRLEAEAAASGHAAFPVALRRKAESMLTGAGRPHGLAPNEFMGLWALSRLLGFGFGMILYAMLLQRWTGAPPIVLIPFFAILAIMPELLGLWTVLGIIAVMLSLAYYVIVSYYWPGTLPALVLPFVLLGYLMPWIWLRDRERARKKAIRKDLPYALDLLTLSVEAGLDFTAALARIVRRRPGRPLSQELGETLRQIQIGVPRAAALRDLNERVHMEEIFSVTSALIQADELGASLGPILRVQADTFRVRRAQAAEKQAMEAPVKLLFPLICFFFPATFIVIFGPIFIRFVIGTE, from the coding sequence ATGCAACTCACCCCGGACGACCTTCAGCGCATCTTCCTCTACCTGTGCTCGTTCCTCAGCGTCGCCGCCTTCGTCTGGTGGGTCCACGCGGTCTACACGCAGATCCAGGCCAAGACGGCCCTGGGCGAGGAACGCAAGGAGGCGATCGGCTCGTTCCTCTTCCTGCTCCTCGCCCCCACGGCCAACGCGCTGGGCCGCTGGCTCGGCCCCAAGCTGGACCGCCTGGAGGCGGAGGCCGCCGCCAGCGGGCACGCAGCCTTCCCGGTGGCCCTGCGCCGCAAGGCCGAGAGCATGCTCACCGGCGCCGGGCGGCCCCACGGTCTCGCCCCCAACGAGTTCATGGGCCTCTGGGCCCTCAGCCGCCTCCTCGGCTTCGGCTTCGGCATGATCCTCTACGCCATGCTGCTCCAGCGCTGGACCGGGGCGCCCCCCATCGTGCTGATCCCCTTCTTCGCGATCCTGGCCATCATGCCCGAGCTGCTCGGCCTGTGGACCGTGCTCGGCATCATCGCCGTCATGCTCAGCCTCGCCTACTACGTCATCGTGTCGTACTACTGGCCCGGCACCCTGCCCGCCCTCGTCCTGCCGTTCGTCCTCCTCGGCTACCTGATGCCCTGGATCTGGCTGCGCGACCGCGAGCGCGCGCGCAAGAAGGCCATCCGCAAGGACCTGCCCTACGCCCTCGACCTGCTGACGCTGTCGGTGGAGGCCGGCCTGGACTTCACGGCGGCCCTGGCCCGCATCGTGCGGCGCCGCCCCGGCCGCCCGCTGAGCCAGGAGCTGGGCGAAACGCTCCGCCAGATCCAGATCGGCGTGCCCCGCGCCGCGGCGCTCCGCGACCTCAACGAGCGCGTGCACATGGAGGAGATCTTCTCGGTCACCAGCGCCCTCATCCAGGCCGACGAGCTGGGCGCCAGCCTCGGCCCCATCTTGCGGGTGCAGGCCGACACCTTCCGCGTGCGCCGCGCCCAGGCCGCCGAGAAGCAGGCCATGGAGGCCCCCGTCAAGCTCCTCTTCCCGCTCATCTGCTTCTTCTTCCC